GCTGTGGGTGCCGTGTCTTCAAGAACACCATCTATGGTGTTGGCGAAGCAGCAAAACTAGTTGTTCGCATCCCATCATCATGCCGTGCAGGAGAACGTTCACCGTGAAGCCATCGGCCACCACGTTGCGAACCTGGCAGGATGtgaggaggagggggggaaaTGAGAGGCGAGGGgagttgaaaaataatttaatggaGCCCACTTCAGTGGTTGCCGAATCTAACCCGCACCCTGGCCACTCAGCGGCGAAACGAGGTGTCGGTTTGCTGACGTAACAGTGTGGGTTGCAGTTTGCCGAAATGGTGCTCATTTGAACGTGCTGAGCAACGCACAGTTCAgaggaaggtaaaaaaaaaaaaacatgagcaAGCTGGACGTAGCAGTTGGCGAATTTTGCAGCGTAAAATATTGTATGCAACGTGCAGCACTGGAAGTAATCAATTACACATCAAAACCATACCCGGGAACGTGCcatccctctctctctctttccctctctctctctctttctctctctctccctctctctctctatctttctcACATTCTACTTCAACCATCGCTACAACGCGTACGTGGTTAAAACAGATATTGTGACGCtcgattgcatacattcaggcgctaGTTCATTGAAAGTTCGGTGCGATTCAACCATATTCGGTTCACTGTTTCGACCGCATTTTTCGATTGCGATATGATGCGGATAGAAATGAGAAGTGATCAACCAACTCCCGCTCCCCTCTCTTTGCCCCCTCCCTACCCTCTCGTTTCTCGACTACTGCTGCTTTATTTTAATCGGCAACCATACTATTCGCCGGAATCGGAGAAATTCCGTCGAACTGCCAAGTTGCACAGCAGTTCAAGCTTGTCGGCATGGGCTTGTTTGCTGTCCCggcattgattgattgatgattgCCTGCCTCGTATCAACCGTGGACTTTACGGTTGCATGATCGTTTCCTCGTGTGTACCGTGAACTGCCATTTAATGTTAGCTTTACCATTAAAGCTCCTTCGAAATGGATTTGTGCAAGAAAAACTAAAACGGTTGCTTTGGAGGGACACGAACAAGTTaaagcaaatcaaataaatgcTGACTTTAACTTAATTTAGTCGCCAGCGTTTTCGTTCAGTTTCTGCAACATTAATCACAGCTCGCGCTGTGAACGTAAGATCGCAACGGATGCGTTCGTTCTGGGCGCTTCCATTCCGCAAACGCCAATCAACGTGTACTTCGTTGATCAAATACTCGCGCTTTCCAACGCAAAACCAAATGGTTCCATTCGTACTGCCCCAGCCGTTGGCCACCATTTGCGCCTTTGCGCTGGGAAGCTGAGGAGTGATTTGTCACTGCAATTAAAACGCCGCTCGAGCAACCAGTTGCTGTTTCAAATCGGACGATTTGATGTATCGACACTGCTGGTTCAACAAGTGCTGGaatggtgaaattaaattgtacCATCCCTTGTACTGTTTACCGACCCGACGTAAAACTGTTTGCCCCGGTCGgtaaacatttcattattttcatagTTTGTGTGTAAACAGACCGCTTTGCAGACAGGCTGTTGCGATCGTGCGCTTGGTTGCGGGCACCAGACTTGGGCGGTGCTCGGTAAATGTtacattttgtatgcaaaGGTTCTGCTGGTGCTTTAATAGGGCGCGCTTTATAATATGTCTGTGCGTTCgtgcaatttttcaatcattctttatctctctctctctctggctTTCAGCGAACGAATCACTCGACTAGaacaaatatcaaaatgttCAAGAACCATCTTGCTATGATTGGCATGAATGAGACGCCAAACAAAAAGGCCAAGTTTTGGCAGTCATACATCAGATCCTTGAAGGGTGAGTGTAGAAATTATTGCTAATAACCCCTTGAAGTATGCAACCCGCACCACAAAATCTAAAATAAAAGACTAGGAAGGCGTGATTAATTGCATACGCGTAGGCGGGAAAATTGTTCTATAATCAAATCGGCACTTGAGCattgaatggttttgttttcaaccaaTTTGGCAGGATCCGATGATATTCGTGCACACGACACTCCGGCCTACCGGCGACCGATCCTGCTGTTCGACGAACCGGACACCGCCGTCGGTCGCATCAACTCGCCCGGCTATCACTACTTGCCGGTACACCGGGAAACCTACGGCTACTCGCCCCGGCCAATCTACGACCATCACTACACGCGTTCGCAGAGAGCACGTAagtcaccaccatcaccagccgCACAGGGTGCGctggagaagaaaacacacagttTCTAGTTTTCCTTTCCGATTAATATGCAAATCAATGGAAATAGCAACCGAAGGAAATAGCGTAGCTAATTGCTATTCTgctaaatatttatatttgtttccGTAGCATGCGATGTGTACAGGTTCACTGTAGGTAGAAGTCGTGCTACGTACTGCTTGTGAGTGTTTCCGGTTAGTTGCTAGGACTGAAATTGTTTTCGAAACGGTTTCAAGCTCCTTTATTCAGAAGCAAATTAGAAAAAGTTAACATGatacattccttttttttttacttgttgcTATGCCTTCCACCGACGGTACACGATTGTACCCGTAAATATAACGCCTGATGGTATGCAAACATTTCTTAATGTTTAGACCAAACAGTAAGACAGTTAGCATTTCGAGCATTTGATTCACACTAGCCATACAAAATATTCGAAAGCTATGATGATTGCATATTGTTAGGCGCATCCAGTGCCCTAAACAACCGGCCGGTAACACGCCGTGTAGCAGaatctatttttaaataacggcgattaaattaaatttgctgAAACGGTATAAATTTGACCAGATTTATCCAGCGGGTCGTAATTACACGCCATTGGCAACTATCGCTTTCTCTTCATAATCGCATTAAATTCTTACACCATACGAGCATAACGTATTGATAGTCTGGATAATAAATGATCGGCAAAATGGGTCCCATTCCTACTGTGAAACACCAGCGCAAACGATGCTCTGGGCAAATAAATTTCCGCGTAATGATTCGATTTACCTGttcgtcctttttttctatttgctgCAGCAAGCGTAAACAGACTGGCCGATGCTGAGAAAGCCTGGGCTGACCATTTGGAGCGGATGCGGGAAATTGACCGCAGGTAAGTTGATGTTGATTTTcagacattttatttattatcaaaaaCTACGGCCCTTCTCTGTATTGGCTGCAATGCTGGAAAGTACGAGCATAAATGTAAAACTAGCGTGGCGTAGGTGGTTTCATATATTCCCCACCGGGAGGCCACACTTAAACCCGTGGTATGGAATGTTACAATCAAACGCTTATTTTGGGGCGCAATAGAATAGTTTTGCTGTGCGAATAGCATAGGCTGGCTGGCATGGCTAGAATAAATTACACTAGCCGCAAAGAAAAGCAAGGGAACACAAACGGCATGATGGAATGCTTTCGAGCACCACAACCGTGTAGCGAAATTATCGTTACTAGCGCTATTTGTGTTACATTTAACAAGGCGTTCATTGAGATTAGCGGCACGAAGCAAGCTGGATCGAGCAACAAAAGAATGATGGATATTTGGCGTACTTTCCCATCATACCGTTTTGTAGTTCATAAttgacaaaataaagaaaagtacaTTCCCCCCGACTAACTCCCAAAAAAACTCCGGCGCGGTCGGTG
This sequence is a window from Anopheles marshallii chromosome X, idAnoMarsDA_429_01, whole genome shotgun sequence. Protein-coding genes within it:
- the LOC128713063 gene encoding uncharacterized protein LOC128713063, with protein sequence MFKNHLAMIGMNETPNKKAKFWQSYIRSLKGSDDIRAHDTPAYRRPILLFDEPDTAVGRINSPGYHYLPVHRETYGYSPRPIYDHHYTRSQRAPSVNRLADAEKAWADHLERMREIDRRYPSRYGLYLKDKPSQVVFPQEMEYEPETKPLYSTLH